One Tamandua tetradactyla isolate mTamTet1 chromosome 19, mTamTet1.pri, whole genome shotgun sequence genomic region harbors:
- the FGFRL1 gene encoding fibroblast growth factor receptor-like 1 isoform X1 → MTPSPASLLLLLPLLLLGTLPSAAAARGPPRMAGRVLPRQVAWLGRTVRLQCPVEGDPPPLAMWSKDGRTIHSGWSRFRVLPQGLKVKEVEREDAGTYVCKATNGFGSLSVNYTLIVMDDAGAGREVSGPGGSTGGQEDPAGKQWARPRFTQPSKMRRRVIARPVGSSVRLKCVASGHPRPDITWMKDDQALARPEASEGRKRKWTLSLKNLRPEDSGKYTCRVSNRAGAINATYKVDVIQRTRSKPVLAGAHPVNTTVDFGGTASLQCKVRSDVRPVIQWLKRVEHGAEGRHNATIDVGGQKFVVLPTGDVWSRPDGSYLNKLLIARARRDDAGMYICLGANTMGYSFRSAFLTVLPDPKPPGPHVAPSSPSSSLPWPVVIGIPAGAVFLLGTVLLWLCQTKKKPCAPAPAPPLHRVPTRDRGGDKDASAVALAAAAGLGLCDEHGSPAGPTHLLGPKLYPKLYADVHTHTHTHSHTEGRTHQHQHTHCQC, encoded by the exons GCCCCCCGAGGATGGCAGGCAGGGTGCTGCCGCGGCAGGTGGCCTGGCTGGGCCGCACGGTGCGGCTGCAGTGCCCTGTGGAGGGGGACCCGCCGCCTCTGGCCATGTGGAGCAAGGACGGCCGCACCATCCACAGCGGCTGGAGCCGCTTCCGCGTGCTGCCCCAGGGGCTGAAGGTCAAGGAGGTGGAGCGGGAGGACGCGGGCACCTACGTGTGCAAGGCCACCAACGGCTTCGGCAGCCTCAGCGTCAACTACACACTCATCGTGATGG ATGACGCCGGCGCCGGGAGGGAAGTGTCCGGGCCAGGCGGCTCCACAGGGGGCCAGGAGGACCCGGCCGGCAAGCAGTGGG CGCGGCCCCGCTTCACACAGCCTTCCAAGATGCGGCGCCGGGTGATCGCGCGGCCGGTGGGCAGCTCCGTGCGGCTCAAGTGCGTGGCCAGCGGCCACCCGCGGCCCGACATCACGTGGATGAAGGACGACCAGGCGCTGGCGCGGCCCGAGGCCAGCGAGGGCAGAAAGAGGAAGTGGACGCTGAGCCTCAAGAACCTGCGGCCTGAGGACAGCGGCAAGTACACGTGCCGCGTGTCCAACCGCGCGGGCGCCATCAACGCCACCTACAAGGTGGACGTGATCC AGCGCACCCGCTCCAAGCCCGTGCTCGCAGGCGCGCACCCCGTGAACACCACCGTGGACTTCGGGGGCACCGCGTCCCTGCAGTGCAAGGTGCGCAGCGACGTGAGGCCGGTCATCCAGTGGCTGAAGCGTGTGGAGCACGGTGCCGAGGGCCGCCACAACGCCACCATCGACGTGGGCGGCCAGAAGTTCGTGGTGCTGCCCACGGGCGACGTGTGGTCGCGGCCCGATGGTTCCTACCTCAACAAGCTGCTCATCGCCCGGGCGCGCCGCGACGACGCCGGCATGTACATCTGCCTGGGCGCCAACACCATGGGCTACAGCTTCCGCAGCGCCTTCCTCACCGTGCTGCCGG ACCCGAAGCCACCGGGGCCCCACGTGGCGCCCTCGTCCCCGAGCAGTAGCCTCCCGTGGCCGGTGGTCATCGGCATCCCGGCGGGCGCCGTCTTCCTCCTGGGTACCGTGCTGCTGTGGCTGTGCCAGACCAAGAAGAAACCGTGCGCACCCGCGCCAGCCCCGCCCCTGCACCGCGTGCCCACCCGCGACCGCGGCGGGGACAAGGACGCATCTGCCGTGGCCCTGGCTGCTGCTGCCGGCCTTGGGCTGTGCGATGAGCATGGATCCCCAGCAGGCCCCACACATCTGCTGGGCCCCAAGCTCTACCCCAAGCTGTATGCGgacgtgcacacgcacacacacacacactcgcacaCGGAGGGCAGGACGCACCAGCACCAACACACCCACTGCCAGTGCTAG
- the FGFRL1 gene encoding fibroblast growth factor receptor-like 1 isoform X2: MTPSPASLLLLLPLLLLGTLPSAAAARGPPRMAGRVLPRQVAWLGRTVRLQCPVEGDPPPLAMWSKDGRTIHSGWSRFRVLPQGLKVKEVEREDAGTYVCKATNGFGSLSVNYTLIVMDDAGAGREVSGPGGSTGGQEDPAGKQWARPRFTQPSKMRRRVIARPVGSSVRLKCVASGHPRPDITWMKDDQALARPEASEGRKRKWTLSLKNLRPEDSGKYTCRVSNRAGAINATYKVDVIRAHPVNTTVDFGGTASLQCKVRSDVRPVIQWLKRVEHGAEGRHNATIDVGGQKFVVLPTGDVWSRPDGSYLNKLLIARARRDDAGMYICLGANTMGYSFRSAFLTVLPDPKPPGPHVAPSSPSSSLPWPVVIGIPAGAVFLLGTVLLWLCQTKKKPCAPAPAPPLHRVPTRDRGGDKDASAVALAAAAGLGLCDEHGSPAGPTHLLGPKLYPKLYADVHTHTHTHSHTEGRTHQHQHTHCQC, translated from the exons GCCCCCCGAGGATGGCAGGCAGGGTGCTGCCGCGGCAGGTGGCCTGGCTGGGCCGCACGGTGCGGCTGCAGTGCCCTGTGGAGGGGGACCCGCCGCCTCTGGCCATGTGGAGCAAGGACGGCCGCACCATCCACAGCGGCTGGAGCCGCTTCCGCGTGCTGCCCCAGGGGCTGAAGGTCAAGGAGGTGGAGCGGGAGGACGCGGGCACCTACGTGTGCAAGGCCACCAACGGCTTCGGCAGCCTCAGCGTCAACTACACACTCATCGTGATGG ATGACGCCGGCGCCGGGAGGGAAGTGTCCGGGCCAGGCGGCTCCACAGGGGGCCAGGAGGACCCGGCCGGCAAGCAGTGGG CGCGGCCCCGCTTCACACAGCCTTCCAAGATGCGGCGCCGGGTGATCGCGCGGCCGGTGGGCAGCTCCGTGCGGCTCAAGTGCGTGGCCAGCGGCCACCCGCGGCCCGACATCACGTGGATGAAGGACGACCAGGCGCTGGCGCGGCCCGAGGCCAGCGAGGGCAGAAAGAGGAAGTGGACGCTGAGCCTCAAGAACCTGCGGCCTGAGGACAGCGGCAAGTACACGTGCCGCGTGTCCAACCGCGCGGGCGCCATCAACGCCACCTACAAGGTGGACGTGATCC GCGCGCACCCCGTGAACACCACCGTGGACTTCGGGGGCACCGCGTCCCTGCAGTGCAAGGTGCGCAGCGACGTGAGGCCGGTCATCCAGTGGCTGAAGCGTGTGGAGCACGGTGCCGAGGGCCGCCACAACGCCACCATCGACGTGGGCGGCCAGAAGTTCGTGGTGCTGCCCACGGGCGACGTGTGGTCGCGGCCCGATGGTTCCTACCTCAACAAGCTGCTCATCGCCCGGGCGCGCCGCGACGACGCCGGCATGTACATCTGCCTGGGCGCCAACACCATGGGCTACAGCTTCCGCAGCGCCTTCCTCACCGTGCTGCCGG ACCCGAAGCCACCGGGGCCCCACGTGGCGCCCTCGTCCCCGAGCAGTAGCCTCCCGTGGCCGGTGGTCATCGGCATCCCGGCGGGCGCCGTCTTCCTCCTGGGTACCGTGCTGCTGTGGCTGTGCCAGACCAAGAAGAAACCGTGCGCACCCGCGCCAGCCCCGCCCCTGCACCGCGTGCCCACCCGCGACCGCGGCGGGGACAAGGACGCATCTGCCGTGGCCCTGGCTGCTGCTGCCGGCCTTGGGCTGTGCGATGAGCATGGATCCCCAGCAGGCCCCACACATCTGCTGGGCCCCAAGCTCTACCCCAAGCTGTATGCGgacgtgcacacgcacacacacacacactcgcacaCGGAGGGCAGGACGCACCAGCACCAACACACCCACTGCCAGTGCTAG